In the Candidatus Eisenbacteria bacterium genome, one interval contains:
- a CDS encoding GAF domain-containing protein, producing the protein MSKFDLRDISQRLSASRDTEAVVSEFLGYLQDVRPDWRASLSFYEVSRDALVNVYTRHGANLMRRDVTVPVDQLPPRLVRKFFHPSAFFNAPEKRSILANLFKASPFFEPDQHEAMAIQPLCFHPSWNGCVCLPLADQEDLLALLTIISEKKGAFGGRAMDDVVPLKNMAALALAQRLYRSARRAGVPESPKAAASEFQDRIRAIHSEPTDLAEQNQIKADQLEQLNRELETLDRSSNEYQQELERVKNQLFALEEQSSAAAEHLREAQTQVSEAKGRVAELQRTIGFMKEVFQVLGQEYDSDEFSRTMVTWFCEHFRVERCSLMKLEESHHTLHIAASRGVDPGVAEQVRVRLGQGIAGWVAHHRKPLLMRVKSDESPVQHTHQDAYNSDSFVSVPMVFNSRLAGVLNLSNKAGGAPFDELDLDRAMLAASVLAMILGSRDLARGAA; encoded by the coding sequence ATGTCGAAGTTCGATCTACGAGACATCTCCCAGCGTTTGTCCGCCTCCAGGGACACCGAGGCGGTGGTCTCCGAATTCCTCGGCTATCTCCAGGACGTACGGCCTGATTGGCGGGCCTCGCTGTCCTTCTATGAAGTCAGCCGGGACGCGCTGGTGAACGTGTACACGCGCCACGGCGCGAACCTGATGCGCCGAGACGTCACCGTTCCCGTCGATCAGCTGCCTCCGCGGCTCGTGCGAAAGTTCTTCCACCCCAGTGCATTTTTCAATGCTCCGGAAAAACGCTCGATCCTGGCCAACCTGTTCAAGGCCTCGCCGTTCTTCGAGCCCGATCAGCACGAGGCCATGGCCATCCAACCGTTGTGCTTTCACCCATCCTGGAACGGCTGCGTCTGCCTGCCGCTCGCCGACCAGGAGGACCTGCTCGCGCTGCTGACGATCATCAGCGAGAAGAAGGGCGCATTCGGCGGCCGCGCGATGGACGACGTCGTGCCTCTCAAGAACATGGCGGCGCTCGCGCTGGCTCAGCGCCTGTACCGCTCGGCGCGCCGGGCGGGGGTGCCCGAGAGCCCCAAGGCGGCCGCCAGCGAGTTCCAGGATCGCATCCGTGCGATCCACAGCGAACCCACCGACCTCGCCGAGCAGAACCAGATCAAAGCGGACCAGCTCGAGCAGCTGAATCGCGAGCTCGAAACACTCGACCGCAGCTCGAACGAGTACCAGCAAGAGCTCGAGCGGGTGAAGAACCAGCTGTTCGCGCTCGAGGAACAGTCGTCCGCCGCCGCCGAGCACTTGCGCGAGGCGCAGACGCAGGTGAGTGAAGCGAAGGGCCGGGTCGCCGAGCTGCAGCGGACCATCGGCTTCATGAAGGAAGTCTTCCAGGTGCTGGGCCAGGAGTACGACAGCGACGAGTTCTCCCGCACCATGGTGACCTGGTTCTGCGAACACTTCCGGGTCGAGCGCTGCAGTCTGATGAAGCTCGAGGAGAGCCACCACACGCTCCACATCGCCGCCTCCCGGGGCGTCGATCCAGGCGTCGCCGAACAGGTGAGGGTTCGTCTCGGTCAAGGCATCGCGGGCTGGGTGGCTCACCACCGAAAGCCTCTGCTGATGCGGGTGAAGAGCGACGAGAGCCCGGTTCAGCACACCCACCAGGACGCCTACAACTCGGACTCCTTCGTCAGCGTGCCGATGGTCTTCAACAGCCGCCTCGCCGGGGTCCTGAACCTGAGCAACAAGGCGGGCGGAGCGCCGTTCGACGAGTTGGATCTCGACCGAGCGATGCTGGCGGCTTCCGTGCTCGCCATGATCCTCGGCAGCCGCGATCTGGCGCGGGGCGCCGCCTAG
- a CDS encoding NUDIX hydrolase: MSHRLRYCIRCGTRLVRRDDHGRPRATCPECGHIHYRNPAPAAGILLRKSGGVLLVKRKFEPAAGAWCVPAGFMEYGESPERCALRELFEETGLSARLTGLFGVYAGFDDPRVRAVLILYTAERTGGRLKPGDDAIDARYWRLSRLPRRIAFAAHRRALDELRDAAIPAVRIRAPARSRRR, encoded by the coding sequence ATGTCGCATCGCCTTCGCTACTGCATTCGCTGCGGCACCCGGCTGGTGAGGCGCGACGATCATGGCCGGCCTCGGGCCACGTGCCCCGAATGCGGGCACATTCACTACCGCAATCCCGCTCCCGCCGCCGGCATCCTGCTACGCAAGAGTGGCGGCGTCCTGCTGGTGAAGCGGAAGTTCGAGCCGGCCGCCGGCGCCTGGTGCGTGCCCGCCGGCTTCATGGAGTACGGGGAGTCTCCCGAGCGCTGCGCGCTGCGCGAGTTGTTCGAGGAGACCGGTCTCTCGGCGCGGCTCACCGGTCTGTTCGGCGTCTACGCCGGATTCGACGATCCGCGTGTCCGGGCGGTGCTGATTCTCTACACCGCCGAGCGCACCGGGGGCCGGCTCAAGCCGGGAGACGATGCGATCGATGCGCGCTACTGGCGGCTCTCGCGCCTCCCGCGCCGCATCGCCTTCGCCGCGCATCGACGGGCGCTCGATGAGCTTCGCGACGCCGCCATTCCAGCGGTTCGGATTCGGGCGCCCGCGCGGTCGCGAAGGCGCTAG